The nucleotide window CGCCGGCTCGATCGGCATCGCCTTCCTGGCGAACTGGCAGACAGCCGTGGTCATCGCGATCTACCTGGTCATCCAGCTCGGCTACTGCTTCGGCCTGAAGAACCAGGCCGTCATCGACATCTGCATCGTGTCGTCGGGCTTCCTGCTGCGCGCGATCGCCGGCGGCGTCGCGGCCGAGATCGTGCTGTCGCAGTGGTTCCTGCTCGTCATGGCCTTCGGTTCGCTGTTCATGGCGGCGGGCAAGCGCTACGCCGAACTCCAGCTCGCCGAACGCACCGGCGCCAAGATCCGCAAGGCGCTCGAGTACTACACGACCACCTACCTGCGGTTCGTCTGGACGCTGTCGGCGACCGCGGTCGTGATCTTCTACGGCCTCTGGGCTTTCGACAAGGGTTCCGACCACGACACCAACGTCGCGTACGCCATCTCGATGGTGCCGTTCACGGTGGCGATCCTGCGCTACGCCGTCGATGTCGACGGCGGCGCCGCGGGTGAGCCCGAGGAGATCGCACTGGGCGATCGTGTCCTGCAGCTGCTCGCCCTGGCGTGGCTGGTGTGTGTGGGTGTCGCGGTCTATGCAGTCAATTGATGGATCGCCAACCGGTTTCCGGGCGCTGAGCACCGGCCGCAACAAGGTTGCGGCCGTCAGTTTCGTCGTGGGGGCAGTCGTCGTCACCACCTTCTTCGCGATCGGCGCGTGGCAGCGCCGATGGATCGCCGACGACGGGCTCATCGTCCTGCGCACGCTGCGCAACCTCTTCGCCGGCAACGGCCCGGTGTTCAACGCCGGGGAGCGTGTCGAGGCGAACACCTCGACCGCCTGGACCTATCTGCTGTGGTTCTGGGCGTGGATCACCGACGGTCAGCTCGAGTACGTCGCGCTGTGGGTGGCGCTGGTGTGTTCGGTCGCCGCGATCCCGATCGCGATGTACGGCAGCGCGCGTCTGTTCGGGACTCGCGTCGGCGGGCTCACCGGCGACGGCTGGACCCTGCTGCTGCCGTTCGGAGCGGTCATCTACATCGCCATCCCGCCCGCCCGCGACTTCGCGACCAGCGGACTGGAGAACGGCCTCTGCATCTTCTGGGCGGCGCTGTTGTGGTGTCAGCTCGTCGCGTGGGCCCGTCGCGGCCCGCACACGAGCCGTGGGGGCGCGGCGGTGCAGACGAGCCGCAGGGCCGCGGCGGCCACTCTCGCGCTGGCCTTCACCGCGGGACTGGCCCCCCTGATCCGTCCCGAACTGGCGGTACTCGGCGGCCTGGTCCTGTTGCTGGTGTTCTTCGCGCCGCTCGGCTGGAAGATGCGACTGGGTGTCGTCGTGGTCGCGGGCGCGCTACCGGTCGGTTACCAGATCTTCCGCATGGGCTACTACGCCCTGCTGGTTCCCAATCCCGCGGTCGCGAAAGACGCCAGCGGCGCCAAGTGGGATCAGGGCTTCGCGTATCTGACCAACCTCTTCGGCCCCTACGTGCTGGTGCTGCCTGCCGTGCTCGTGATGCTGGCGGGCGTGCTGCTGGTCGTCGGCGGCCGGATGCGGACCACGAGCTCCGACGCCCCGGTCGCCGAGGCGACCACCGACCCAGCCGACGCCGCTGATGCCGACGCGACGGCGTCGTGGTCGTCGCGTCTCGCCGGATGGTCGCGGCGGCTGCAGTCCTCGACCGCGGTGGTGACCGTCGTGGTGCTCGCCGGCATCGTGCTGATCGTCTACTGGACGCGTCAGGGTGGCGACTTCATGCACGGGCGGGTGCTGCTGGTTCCGGTCTTCGTCACCCTGCTGCCGCTGATGGTCGTGCCGGTGACGATTCCCGTGCACGTCGGCGCGGCGTTCCGTCGTCGGTCGCCGAAGGACTCCGACTCGGTGATCTCCGATCCCGTCGGCGACGATCCGGACCTCGGCCCCGTCCCTGAGCCGGCCGCACCCGGGCCGGCGGATCGTCGTCGCGCACGGGCCCAGCTCGTCGGCGCGGTGGCCATGAGCGGCATGTGGATCACCGTCGTCGTGTGGGCGGTCGCCACGCACGCCAACGTCCTGCCGAACGCCGGCATCGACATCGGCCGCAGCGGCATCGTCGACGAGCGTCGCTTCTACGTCACCAACATGGGCAACGAGAATCCGGTGACCGCCGAGGACTACCTCGACTATCCGCGTATGAGCGCGATGGTCGAGAAGATCGACGAGTACCGCGAGGACGGCGGCGTCATCCTGCCGTCGTTCAACTACGACGAGTGGTACGTGGCGCAGCTGCCTCCGGTCATGCCGAAGGGCGCCGAGCGGCAGGTGACCGTCTATTTCCTCAATCTGGGAATGACGAGCATGAACGCACCGCTGGATGTGCGCGTCATCGATCAGATGGGTCTGGCGTACCCGCTCGCCGCGCACACCGAGCGCCTCGAGGACGGCCGCATCGGGCACGACAAGATCCTGCCGAGCGAATGGGTCGTCGCCGAGGCCGGCGCGTTCCCGCGGCGTCCCGTGCTGCCCGGGTATCTCGACGAGGACCTGGTCCGCCAGGCCCAGGTCGCCCTGCAGTGCCCGGAGACCAAGGACCGGTTCGCCTCGTTCGAGGCCCCGTGGTCCTTCGATCGCTTCAAACACAACCTGCGTCAGGCGTTCACCTTCAACAGTTATCGAATCCAGCGCGAGCCGGAGTACGAGATCCAGCGCTGCGGCCTGGAGATGCCCCCGCCGGTGAACCCGCGCTGAGCGTCGCCCACCCCAGCACACGACACCAAGAGAACGCATAGAAAACGCGGGGTCGAACCTGTGGAGTTGCCGCGGAACATCTCGGATCGGTAACGTCCCCGTGGGAGCGGCCGATAGAAAGGTCGTGACGGAGGCGTTCTGAACTGCTGGGACGCCGAAGTGACGGGGGTTGTGATCGCTATCACATGGTTTGTCACGTTCGGGGGCATCGAATAGGCTCGCCGACGGTGAATCGCATGCGAGAACGACTCGTGAACGACGTCGCGCCGCGCAATGAGCCGGGGGACGACAAATGTGTGACGCACAAGGATCGGTCGGCCGCTAGGGACTACGAGTTCCGGTCGATCGGCTGAAGAGGGAGATTCTGTACATGCGTGAAGCTGCCACCGAGGCGCCGAGGCCTGCGCGCAACCGGATGAGCAACCGGTTGATCGCCGCATTCGTCGCCATCCTGACAGTCGTGGGACTGACCGGTGTCGTCGCCGGCCAGGCCAACGCCCGGATCGGCGGAACGCAGGTCGGCAAGCAGGAGTTCTGGGTCAACGGCTGCGGGATGCCGAACGTCAAGGTCCGCGCCTGGAAGAAGCCCGGCAACTACAAGACCGTCATCCTTCTCGACGGCATGCGCGCCCAGTACGACTACAGCGGCTGGGAGATCAACACCAACGTCCAGGAGATGGTGAAGTCCGGCGTCAACGTCGTCGAGCCCATCGGTGGACCCGCGAGCTTCTACACGGACTGGGATGCGCCCAGCAACTTCAACCGGCAGCCCTACCGGTACCGCTGGAACTGCGTCATCAGCCGGACCCTGATCAGCGCACTCGACGCCCGCGGCTTCCGCGTCGGACCGTCGAAGCGCTACGCCATCATGGGCCTGTCGATGGGCGGTAACGCCGCGCTCGTCCTCGGCGCCCAGAACCGCCAGCACTTCGACCGCGCCGGCTCGCTCTCGGGCTACAACTTCCTGAGCGCACCCGGCATGCGTACCGCGCTGCGTCTGGCGATGCTCGACGTCGACCCGAAGCCATGGAACATCGACGCGATGTGGGGCCCGCCGTGGAGCATCCGCTGGTTCCAGAACGATCCCTTCTGGAACATCGGCCTGATGCGCGGCATGAAGGTCTTCGTCGGTTCCGGTAACGGTCTCTTCGGCCGCTACAACGCACTGCCCAACGTGTTCGACGATCTGTTCAAGGGTTCGACTCTCGAGTTGCTCGCGTTCACGCAGTCCAAGGCCTTCGAGGCCGCGGCCTTCGTGCAGGGCGTCCCGCTGATGACCTACTACGCCAACGGCACCCACGCCTGGGGCTACTGGCAGGACATGATCTGGAACGCCAAGAACCGCGGATTCTTCCGCTGATCTGACATCGCCGGTCCTCCGGCCGCACGACGCCCCGCCC belongs to Gordonia sp. KTR9 and includes:
- a CDS encoding decaprenyl-phosphate phosphoribosyltransferase produces the protein MSEEPIEHGKVLGPPKNLTSGLIKAVRPRQWVKNVLVLAAPLAAGNITDASVLASAGIAFVAFCLAASSIYLVNDAMDVESDRNHPTKRFRPIAAGVVPVRLAYVLAVVLLAGSIGIAFLANWQTAVVIAIYLVIQLGYCFGLKNQAVIDICIVSSGFLLRAIAGGVAAEIVLSQWFLLVMAFGSLFMAAGKRYAELQLAERTGAKIRKALEYYTTTYLRFVWTLSATAVVIFYGLWAFDKGSDHDTNVAYAISMVPFTVAILRYAVDVDGGAAGEPEEIALGDRVLQLLALAWLVCVGVAVYAVN
- the zomB gene encoding flagellar motor control protein ZomB, whose protein sequence is MQSIDGSPTGFRALSTGRNKVAAVSFVVGAVVVTTFFAIGAWQRRWIADDGLIVLRTLRNLFAGNGPVFNAGERVEANTSTAWTYLLWFWAWITDGQLEYVALWVALVCSVAAIPIAMYGSARLFGTRVGGLTGDGWTLLLPFGAVIYIAIPPARDFATSGLENGLCIFWAALLWCQLVAWARRGPHTSRGGAAVQTSRRAAAATLALAFTAGLAPLIRPELAVLGGLVLLLVFFAPLGWKMRLGVVVVAGALPVGYQIFRMGYYALLVPNPAVAKDASGAKWDQGFAYLTNLFGPYVLVLPAVLVMLAGVLLVVGGRMRTTSSDAPVAEATTDPADAADADATASWSSRLAGWSRRLQSSTAVVTVVVLAGIVLIVYWTRQGGDFMHGRVLLVPVFVTLLPLMVVPVTIPVHVGAAFRRRSPKDSDSVISDPVGDDPDLGPVPEPAAPGPADRRRARAQLVGAVAMSGMWITVVVWAVATHANVLPNAGIDIGRSGIVDERRFYVTNMGNENPVTAEDYLDYPRMSAMVEKIDEYREDGGVILPSFNYDEWYVAQLPPVMPKGAERQVTVYFLNLGMTSMNAPLDVRVIDQMGLAYPLAAHTERLEDGRIGHDKILPSEWVVAEAGAFPRRPVLPGYLDEDLVRQAQVALQCPETKDRFASFEAPWSFDRFKHNLRQAFTFNSYRIQREPEYEIQRCGLEMPPPVNPR
- a CDS encoding alpha/beta hydrolase → MREAATEAPRPARNRMSNRLIAAFVAILTVVGLTGVVAGQANARIGGTQVGKQEFWVNGCGMPNVKVRAWKKPGNYKTVILLDGMRAQYDYSGWEINTNVQEMVKSGVNVVEPIGGPASFYTDWDAPSNFNRQPYRYRWNCVISRTLISALDARGFRVGPSKRYAIMGLSMGGNAALVLGAQNRQHFDRAGSLSGYNFLSAPGMRTALRLAMLDVDPKPWNIDAMWGPPWSIRWFQNDPFWNIGLMRGMKVFVGSGNGLFGRYNALPNVFDDLFKGSTLELLAFTQSKAFEAAAFVQGVPLMTYYANGTHAWGYWQDMIWNAKNRGFFR